In Macadamia integrifolia cultivar HAES 741 chromosome 13, SCU_Mint_v3, whole genome shotgun sequence, one DNA window encodes the following:
- the LOC122059691 gene encoding uncharacterized protein LOC122059691, which yields MRGKTKLWLDNYETFLENRNENVLSVNHLNQIINMHGFAKLHRSPKDVLANSIGTINLLVPFRSTLELKDTVSPYAFLKTEEVIQDLSTLEWQECLVQSVETVRSGKGKPELILDQCTNCTSSTIRESVGKVKAGRKRKFVNVNNGEKSLALARAAPPSSTHLSRG from the exons atgagagggAAGACGAAGTTGTGGCTCGATAACTACGAGACATTTCTGGAAAATCGCAACGAGAACGTTCTCAGCGTCAATCATCTTAATCAG ATCATAAACATGCACGGATTTGCGAAACTACATAGAAGTCCCAAG GATGTTTTGGCAAATTCGATTGGCACAATCAATCTGTTAGTCCCTTTCCGATCGACACTGGAACTGAAAGACACAGTTTCACCTTATGCTTTCCTTAAGACTGAGGAAGTGATTCAAGATCTCTCCACACTGGAGTGGCAGGAATGTTTAGTTCAATCTGTGGAAACAGTGAGATCAGGGAAAGGGAAACCTGAATTAATCCTTGATCAATGCACGAATTGTACCTCTTCCACAATTCGTGAAAGCGTTGGAAAAGTGAAAGCAGGAAGGAAGCGGAAATTCGTGAATGTGAACAACGGGGAAAAATCTCTAGCTCTTGCTCGTGCCGCTCCTCCATCTTCCACTCATTTATCGCGGGGATAG